One region of Cuculus canorus isolate bCucCan1 chromosome 6, bCucCan1.pri, whole genome shotgun sequence genomic DNA includes:
- the LOC104054626 gene encoding plasma membrane ascorbate-dependent reductase CYBRD1 isoform X2, with product MKFIHAGLNTIAMILAIVSMVAVFDYHNARNIPNVYSLHSWIGLTAVIFYSLQLFLGFAVFLLPFAPVPLRAALMPIHVYSGLTIFAAVIGAALMGITEKLLFSLSNPDYSALPPEATFVNCLGILLVIFGALILWMASRSQWKRPPEDNAKILQSIGETPEGTEEESTMTDGSNADKSDLRINSEAARKQNLKFDEAGQRSTM from the exons ATGAAGTTCATACATGCTGGACTAAATACCATAGCTATGATCCTTGCAATTGTTTCTATGGTAGCCGTGTTTGATTACCACAATGCCAGGAACATTCCTAACGTATACAGTCTGCACAGCTGGATTGGGCTGACTGCtgttatattttattctctCCAG CTTTTCTTGGGTTTCGCTGTCTTTCTGCTCCCCTTTGCTCCAGTTCCTCTCCGAGCAGCTCTCATGCCAATTCACGTTTATTCGGGTCTCACCATCTTTGCAGCAGTGATTGGAGCAGCTCTAATGGGAatcacagaaaagcttttattttcatt GAGCAATCCTGATTATAGTGCATTACCACCAGAGGCAACTTTTGTCAACTGTCTTGGTATTCTGCTTGTCATCTTTGGTGCACTAATTTTGTGGATGGCAAGCAGGTCCCAGTGGAAGCGTCCCCCAGAAGACAACGCTAAAATTCTGCAGTCCATTGGAGAGACTCCAGAAGGCACAGAAGAAGAATCCACGATGACAGATGGCAGTAATGCAGATAAATCTGATCTGAGGATCAACAGTGAAGCAGCCAGAAAACAGAACCTCAAATTTGATGAAGCAGGCCAACGATCAACTATGTAA